A genomic stretch from Coffea arabica cultivar ET-39 chromosome 10c, Coffea Arabica ET-39 HiFi, whole genome shotgun sequence includes:
- the LOC113713511 gene encoding linalool synthase TPS3, chloroplastic gives MISSLNPLFTTHRSGVIAQQFFASSAAASINSVSSLKIAACSKTKLVDQSPLRQSGNHQLLSSDFNHLQSLKNDYAEEKYKSRCEVLKEQVKMMLDQEMDVVNQLELIDDLQRLGLSYHFGDEITSVLSGIYNRKSMNKMRNQWGLYATCLEFRLLRQHGFDVSQEIFDCFKDEKGDFRPSLCEDSKGMLYLYEASYLESENEESNLEMARRFAAKTLKKNLDEKRVDQDLVALVQHALELPLHWRMMRLEARWFIDIYEERSNRNPILLELAKLDFNIVQAAHQNDLTYTLRWWRSTCLAEKLTFARDMMVENFFWTVGIISDPQRGNGRRILTKVVALITAIDDIYDCYGTLDELEVFTTAVERWDVNSIDQLPDCMKICFLALYNFVNEMAYDALKEQGVNIIPYLRKSWADLCKAYLQEAKWFFSGEVPTLQQYLNNAWISISAPAFLVHAYFCVDYPINKDHLQYLDNYHKIIRCSAMILRLTNDLGTSPESEVLNVGDVPKSIRCYMKETGACEEKAREHLRFLITEAWKQMEEAQTLDSPFSSTFNGIAVNLARMGLCMYQHGDGHGHQNSEPRDRILSLLFEPICCLA, from the exons ATGATCTCATCACTAAATCCCTTATTCACTACCCACAGAAGTGGTGTTATAGCCCAACAATTTTTTGCATCTTCAGCTGCAGCCTCAATTAACAGTGTCTCTTCTCTTAAAATCGCAGCATGCAGCAAAACAAAGCTTGTTGATCAGTCACCATTAAGACAATCAGGAAACCACCAGCTTCTGAGTTCGGATTTCAATCATTTGCAGTCACTAAAGAATGACTATGCT GAGGAAAAGTACAAAAGTCGGTGTGAGGTGCTTAAGGAGCAAGTGAAGATGATGCTAGATCAAGAAATGGATGTGGTAAATCAGTTAGAGTTAATTGATGACTTGCAACGGCTTGGATTATCTTACCATTTTGGAGACGAAATCACCTCAGTTTTAAGTGGAATTTACAATCGGAAGTCGATGAATAAAATGCGGAACCAATGGGGATTATATGCAACATGTCTTGAGTTCAGACTCCTTAGGCAGCATGGTTTTGACGTTTCTCAAG AGATTTTTGATTGTTTCAAGGATGAAAAAGGGGATTTTAGGCCTAGTCTTTGCGAGGATTCGAAGGGAATGCTGTACTTGTATGAAGCTTCATACCTCGAATCAGAAAATGAAGAGAGCAATCTGGAAATGGCAAGACGGTTTGCTGCAAAAACTCTTAAGAAGAATTTAGATGAAAAGAGAGTTGATCAAGACCTTGTAGCATTAGTTCAACATGCCCTGGAGCTTCCACTCCATTGGAGGATGATGCGTTTGGAGGCAAGGTGGTTCATAGACATATACGAGGAAAGATCAAACAGGAATCCTATTCTGCTTGAGCTTGCAAAACTAGATTTTAATATTGTCCAAGCAGCACATCAGAATGATCTCACATATACATTAAG ATGGTGGAGAAGTACATGTCTAGCAGAAAAATTGACATTTGCCAGGGACATGATGGTAGAAAATTTCTTCTGGACTGTCGGAATAATTTCAGACCCTCAACGTGGAAATGGTAGAAGAATATTGACAAAAGTCGTTGCTTTGATAACTGCTATAGATGATATATATGATTGTTATGGTACATTGGATGAACTGGAAGTCTTCACTACTGCTGTTGAAAG ATGGGATGTCAACTCAATTGATCAACTTCCAGATTGCATGAAAATATGTTTTCTTGCACTCTACAACTTTGTCAATGAAATGGCCTATGATGCTCTAAAAGAACAAGGAGTCAACATCATCCCATACCTAAGAAAATCA TGGGCAGATTTATGCAAAGCATACTTGCAAGAGGCAAAATGGTTTTTCAGTGGAGAAGTACCAACCCTACAGCAATACCTCAATAATGCCTGGATTTCAATATCAGCTCCAGCATTTCTAGTCCATGCTTATTTTTGTGTTGATTATCCCATAAACAAGGATCACCTGCAATACTTGGATAACTATCACAAGATTATTCGTTGTTCAGCAATGATTTTGCGGCTCACAAATGATTTAGGAACATCTCCAGAATCG GAGGTGTTGAATGTCGGTGATGTACCAAAATCGATACGATGCTATATGAAGGAGACAGGTGCATGTGAAGAAAAGGCACGTGAACACCTAAGGTTTCTGATTACTGAGGCATGGAAGCAAATGGAAGAAGCTCAAACTTTAGACTCTCCCTTTTCTTCTACATttaatggaattgcagttaatCTTGCAAGGATGGGACTATGCATGTACCAGCATGGAGATGGCCATGGCCATCAAAATTCTGAGCCTAGGGATCGTATTTTGTCACTGCTCTTTGAGCCCATATGTTGTCTTGCCTAG
- the LOC140015984 gene encoding uncharacterized protein: MNAVFVHTKGTFFIDGPGEIGKTFLYQALLAEIRSKGYIALATASCGVAASILPSERTTHSRIKIPIGRTADKQCRVSKQSLLAKLLQSAILIIWDEAPMAHKASMESVDKLLRDIMDSNDLFGSKVIIFGGDFRQVLPVVTKGSKSEFIDASIVNSYIWPELHKLHLTENMRARHDPEFTQYLHRIGNGTEPAIFKNSIQIPPSMLIRYTNEEDSMTALIRTVFLDLKAFSKGNLSAVNRAILTTKNDFVERINERLIVHLEGQLQEYISRDKCIDNSDQTIMEDLLNSLTPNGFPPHKLLLKPYCPIM, encoded by the coding sequence ATGAATGCAGTTTTTGTTCATACGAAAGGAACCTTCTTCATTGATGGACCAGGTGAAATAGGAAAAACATTCTTGTATCAAGCACTACTAGCAGAAATCAGGTCAAAAGGATACATAGCTCTTGCTACGGCATCCTGTGGAGTTGCGGCTTCGATTCTGCCAAGTGAAAGAACAACTCATTCAAGAATCAAGATACCAATTGGTAGAACAGCAGATAAGCAATGTAGAGTTAGTAAACAAAGCTTATTAGCAAAACTCCTTCAATCCGCAATTCTGATCATCTGGGATGAAGCTCCAATGGCGCATAAGGCCTCAATGGAAAGTGTCGACAAACTTCTGAGGGACATAATGGACTCAAACGATCTGTTTGGATCAaaagttattatttttggagGTGATTTTCGTCAAGTCTTGCCAGTGGTAACAAAGGGATCAAAATCTGAATTTATTGATGCAAGCATAGTCAATTCATATATATGGCCAGAGCTGCATAAGTTACATCTGACTGAAAACATGAGAGCAAGGCATGATCCAGAATTTACTCAATATCTACATCGGATTGGAAATGGAACAGAGCCAGCTATTTTCAAGAATTCTATCCAGATACCTCCATCAATGCTGATAAGATATACAAATGAGGAAGACTCAATGACTGCGCTGATCAGGACGGTGTTTCTAGATTTGAAAGCTTTTTCGAAGGGAAATTTATCTGCAGTTAACCGTGCTATACTGACAACAAAAAATGACTTTGTCGAGCGGATTAATGAGAGACTCATTGTACACTTAGAAGGACAACTGCAAGAATACATCAGCCGAGACAAGTGTATAGACAACTCTGACCAGACAATCATGGAGGACTTGCTAAACAGTTTAACTCCAAATGGTTTCCCACCTCATAAGCTACTTCTCAAACCATATTGCCCTATCATGTGA